A region of Arabidopsis thaliana chromosome 5, partial sequence DNA encodes the following proteins:
- a CDS encoding nucleotide-sensitive chloride conductance regulator (ICln) family protein (nucleotide-sensitive chloride conductance regulator (ICln) family protein; FUNCTIONS IN: ion channel activity; INVOLVED IN: cell volume homeostasis, chloride transport; LOCATED IN: cellular_component unknown; EXPRESSED IN: 22 plant structures; EXPRESSED DURING: 13 growth stages; CONTAINS InterPro DOMAIN/s: Nucleotide-sensitive chloride conductance regulator (InterPro:IPR003521); Has 295 Blast hits to 295 proteins in 110 species: Archae - 0; Bacteria - 0; Metazoa - 165; Fungi - 42; Plants - 66; Viruses - 0; Other Eukaryotes - 22 (source: NCBI BLink).): MVAGLRDFTLRTEDGSGKPVLDESNGEELMHVQTSVAVALGNRPIESPGTLYITSRKLIWLSDVDMAKGYAVDFLSISLHAVSRDPEAYSSPCIYTQIEVEEDEDDESDSESTEVLDLSKIREMRLVPSDSTQLETLFDVFCECAELNPEPVQEEEEESGHNWVFSADQMDVRGGDDDAEWQISQSPTSVIGHSNGDEGLNQPMLELQINDQRFEDAEEMVHESETKDH, from the exons ATGGTGGCTGGTCTAAGAGATTTCACGCTCAGAACCGAAGATGGCTCCGGGAAACCGGTACTGGATGAATCTAACGGCGAGGAACTTATGCACGTTCAGACTTCCGTCGCCGTCGCTCTCGGAAACCGTCCCATTGAGTCTCCCGGAACTCTCTACATCACTTCCAG GAAATTAATTTGGCTGAGCGATGTAGACATGGCTAAAGGATACGCAGTTGATTTCTTATCAATATCGCTTCACGCTGTTTCTAGAGATCCTGAGGCTTATTCATCTCCTTGTATATATACTCAG attgaagttgaagaagatgaggatgatgagTCTGATTCAGAATCCACTGAAGTTTTGGACTTATCAAAGATCAGAGAGATGAGGCTTGTTCCTTCTGACTCTACCCAGT TGGAGACGCTGTTTGATGTATTCTGCGAGTGTGCTGAGCTGAATCCTGAACCAGTTCAAg aagaagaagaagaaagcggACATAATTGGGTGTTTAGTGCTGATCAGATGGATGTTCGTGGAGGAG ATGATGATGCAGAGTGGCAAATATCTCAGAGTCCGACTAGTGTAATTGGTCATTCCAATGGAGATGAAGGTCTTAATCAGCCTATGCTTGAG CTCCAAATCAATGATCAGAGGTTTGAGGATGCTGAAGAGATGGTTCATGAAAGTGAGACCAAAGATCACTAG
- a CDS encoding Ribosomal protein S10p/S20e family protein (Ribosomal protein S10p/S20e family protein; FUNCTIONS IN: structural constituent of ribosome, RNA binding; INVOLVED IN: translation; LOCATED IN: cytosolic small ribosomal subunit, small ribosomal subunit; EXPRESSED IN: leaf; CONTAINS InterPro DOMAIN/s: Ribosomal protein S10, conserved site (InterPro:IPR018268), Ribosomal protein S10, eukaryotic/archaeal (InterPro:IPR005729), Ribosomal protein S10 (InterPro:IPR001848); BEST Arabidopsis thaliana protein match is: Ribosomal protein S10p/S20e family protein (TAIR:AT3G45030.1); Has 7487 Blast hits to 7487 proteins in 2603 species: Archae - 270; Bacteria - 4745; Metazoa - 380; Fungi - 144; Plants - 182; Viruses - 0; Other Eukaryotes - 1766 (source: NCBI BLink).) produces the protein MATAYQPMKPGKAGLEEPLEQIHKIRITLSSKNVKNLEKVCTDLVRGAKDKRLRVKGPVRMPTKVLKITTRKAPCGEGTNTWDRFELRVHKRVIDLFSSPDVVKQITSITIEPGVEVEVTIADS, from the exons ATGGCGACAGCGTATCAACCAATGAAACCAGGGAAGGCTGGTTTGGAAGAGCCACTCGAGCAGATTCACAAGATCAGAATTACTCTCTCCTCCAAGAATGTCAAGAACTTGGAAAAag TGTGTACTGATTTGGTTCGTGGAGCTAAGGACAAGAGACTGAGAGTTAAGGGTCCAGTCAGAATGCCCACCAAGGTTCTCAAGATCACTACCCGTAAAGCTCCTTGTGGTGAAG GAACCAACACATGGGACAGATTCGAGCTTAGGGTACACAAGCGAGTTATAGATCTTTTCAGCTCTCCTGATGTGGTCAAGCAGATCACCTCCATCACCATTGAACCTGGTGTTGAAGTTGAGGTCACCATCGCTGACTCGTAG
- the IRE gene encoding AGC (cAMP-dependent, cGMP-dependent and protein kinase C) kinase family protein (INCOMPLETE ROOT HAIR ELONGATION (IRE); CONTAINS InterPro DOMAIN/s: Protein kinase, catalytic domain (InterPro:IPR000719), Serine/threonine-protein kinase domain (InterPro:IPR002290), Serine/threonine-protein kinase-like domain (InterPro:IPR017442), AGC-kinase, C-terminal (InterPro:IPR000961), Protein kinase-like domain (InterPro:IPR011009), Serine/threonine-protein kinase, active site (InterPro:IPR008271); BEST Arabidopsis thaliana protein match is: Protein kinase superfamily protein (TAIR:AT3G17850.1); Has 126848 Blast hits to 125224 proteins in 4803 species: Archae - 165; Bacteria - 15038; Metazoa - 47504; Fungi - 12892; Plants - 29759; Viruses - 507; Other Eukaryotes - 20983 (source: NCBI BLink).) codes for MSTTEPSPENDRDPQPTTISTPTSTNAKLLKKIPAIPFRHSDKEGEDEQAKTDEVTTELAGEGPMSHDSPEILAPSSLGLNHIRTKSSPAPSPLRFSSATPLISPGQDDKDVAKEKPRVGVVDARADARARWPIPPHQPDQGKKVQWSQSKSQRVPANSNPGVESTHVGLAKETQSPRFQAILRVTSGRKKKAHDIKSFSHELNSKGVRPFPVWRSRAVGHMEEIMAAIRTKFDKQKEDVDADLGVFAGYLVTTLESTPESNKELRVGLEDLLVEARQCATMPASEFWLKCEGIVQKLDDKRQELPMGGLKQAHNRLLFILTRCNRLVQFRKESGYVEEHILGMHQLSDLGVYPEQMVEISRQQDLLREKEIQKINEKQNLAGKQDDQNSNSGADGVEVNTARSTDSTSSNFRMSSWKKLPSAAEKNRSLNNTPKAKGESKIQPKVYGDENAENLHSPSGQPASADRSALWGFWADHQCVTYDNSMICRICEVEIPVVHVEEHSRICTIADRCDLKGINVNLRLERVAESLEKILESWTPKSSVTPRAVADSARLSNSSRQEDLDEISQRCSDDMLDCVPRSQNTFSLDELNILNEMSMTNGTKDSSAGSLTPPSPATPRNSQVDLLLSGRKTISELENYQQINKLLDIARSVANVNVCGYSSLDFMIEQLDELKYVIQDRKADALVVETFGRRIEKLLQEKYIELCGLIDDEKVDSSNAMPDEESSADEDTVRSLRASPLNPRAKDRTSIEDFEIIKPISRGAFGRVFLAKKRATGDLFAIKVLKKADMIRKNAVESILAERNILISVRNPFVVRFFYSFTCRENLYLVMEYLNGGDLFSLLRNLGCLDEDMARIYIAEVVLALEYLHSVNIIHRDLKPDNLLINQDGHIKLTDFGLSKVGLINSTDDLSGESSLGNSGFFAEDGSKAQHSQGKDSRKKHAVVGTPDYLAPEILLGMGHGKTADWWSVGVILFEVLVGIPPFNAETPQQIFENIINRDIPWPNVPEEISYEAHDLINKLLTENPVQRLGATGAGEVKQHHFFKDINWDTLARQKAMFVPSAEPQDTSYFMSRYIWNPEDENVHGGSDFDDLTDTCSSSSFNTQEEDGDECGSLAEFGNGPNLAVKYSFSNFSFKNLSQLASINYDLVLKNAKESVEASNQSAPRPET; via the exons ATGTCTACGACGGAACCGTCGCCTGAGAATGATCGGGATCCACAACCGACCACCATATCTACTCCGACTTCCACCAATGCGAAGCTTCTGAAGAAGATCCCTGCGATTCCTTTCCGCCATTCGGAtaaggaaggagaagatgaacaaGCGAAGACGGACGAGGTTACTACGGAATTAGCTGGGGAAGGTCCGATGAGTCACGATTCGCCGGAAATTCTTGCTCCTTCTTCCTTAGGTTTGAATCATATCAGAACGAAATCGTCTCCTGCGCCGTCTCCTTTGAGATTTTCATCTGCCACGCCTTTGATATCTCCGGGTCAAGATGATAAAGACGTCGCCAAGGAGAAACCGAGGgttggtgttgttgatgctCGTGCTGATGCTCGTGCCAGATGGCCGATTCCTCCACATCAACCCGATCAAG gGAAAAAAGTTCAGTGGAGTCAATCAAAATCTCAACGAGTGCCTGCAAATTCAAATCCAGGGGTAGAG AGTACTCATGTAGGTCTTGCCAAGGAAACACAATCTCCACGTTTTCAGGCGATATTGCGTGTCACAAgtggaaggaagaagaaagctcatGACATTAAGAGCTTCTCTCATGAACTTAATTCTAAAGGTGTGCGACCTTTTCCCGTGTGGAGATCTCGCGCAGTTGGTCACATGGAG GAGATTATGGCGGCGATCAGAACGAAGTTTGATAAGCAAAAGGAAGATGTTGATGCTGATTTAGGAGTTTTTGCTGGCTATTTAGTGACAACTCTAGAGAGCACACCAGAATCTAACAAAGAATTAAGAGTGGGTCTAGAGGATTTGTTAGTTGAGGCTCGGCAATGTGCAACCATGCCAGCTAGTGAGTTTTGGTTGAAATGTGAAGGTATTGTTCAGAAGCTTGATGATAAACGTCAGGAGCTACCCATGGGAGGACTGAAACAGGCTCATAATCGTCTTCTTTTCATTCTTACTCGTTGCAATAGGCTTGTGCAATTTCGTAAAGAGAGTGGTTATGTTGAAGAACACATTCTGGGAATGCACCAGCTAAGTGATCTTGGAGTTTATCCTGAACAGATGGTGGAAATCTCGCGACAACAGGACCTTCTTCGAGAGAAGGAAATCCAAAAGATAAATGAAAAGCAAAATCTAGCTGGTAAACAAGATGATCAGAACTCGAACAGCGGAGCTGATGGAGTGGAAGTAAATACTGCTAGAAGTACTGATTCAACTTCGAGCAATTTTCGGATGTCATCTTGGAAGAAGCTTCCATCTGCTGCCGAGAAAAACCGTAGTCTTAATAACACTCCCAAGGCTAAGGGGGAGAGCAAAATCCAACCAAAAGTTTATGGTGATGAAAACGCTGAAAACTTGCATAGCCCGTCAGGCCAGCCTGCATCTGCAGACAGAAGTGCTTTGTGGGGTTTCTGGGCGGACCATCAATGTGTGACATACGATAATTCTATGATTTGTCGTATCTGTGAAGTTGAAATACCAGTTGTACATGTAGAAGAGCACTCTCGAATATGCACAATCGCTGATAGATGTGACTTGAAGGGAATAAATGTAAACTTAAGACTTGAAAGAGTAGCTGAAAGTCTTGAGAAAATTCTGGAGTCATGGACGCCAAAGAGCAGCGTAACTCCAAGAGCAGTTGCTGATAGCGCAAGATTATCAAATTCCAGTAGACAAGAAGATCTGGATGAAATCTCTCAGAGATGTTCAGATGACATGCTTGATTGCGTTCCTCGTTCACAGAATACATTTTCTTTGGATGAACTGAATATCTTGAATGAAATGTCTATGACCAATGGAACAAAGGACTCGTCAGCAGGAAGCTTGACACCGCCATCACCAGCAACACCAAGGAATAGCCAAGTAGATTTGCTACTAAGTGGTCGAAAAACAATATCAGAGCTTGAGAATTATCAGCAG ATAAACAAGTTGCTTGATATTGCTCGTTCGGTGGCAAATGTGAATGTATGTGGATACAGTTCACTGGACTTCATGATTGAGCAGTTGGATGAGCTCAAGTACGTCATTCAGGATAGGAAGGCTGATGCCCTTGTGGTAGAAACGTTTGGAAGACGAATCGAGAAGCTACTGCA GGAGAAGTACATTGAACTCTGTGGACTGATAGATGATGAAAAAGTAGACTCATCCAATGCCATGCCGGATGAAGAAAGCTCAGCAGATGAGGATACAGTACGAAGCTTACGGGCAAGCCCACTTAATCCACGTGCTAAAGATCGAACATCAAtagaagattttgaaattataaaacCAATTAGCCGTGGTGCATTTGGAAGAGTTTTTCTTGCAAAAAAGAGAGCTACCGGTGATTTGTTCGCCATAAAG GTTTTAAAGAAGGCTGATATGATCCGTAAGAATGCTGTTGAAAGTATTTTAGCTGAGCGTAACATCCTTATATCAGTTCGTAACCCATTCGTG GTTCGTTTTTTCTATTCTTTCACATGCCGGGAAAATCTCTATCTGGTCATGGAGTACTTGAATGGTGGAGATCTCTTTTCCTTGTTGAGAAATCTTGGTTGCTTGGACGAAGACATGGCCCGCATTTATATTGCTGAAGTG GTGCTTGCTCTGGAGTATCTGCATTCTGTAAATATCATTCACAGAGACTTAAAGCCAGACAATTTGTTGATCAATCAGGATGGTCACATCAAG TTGACAGATTTCGGGCTTTCCAAGGTTGGTCTTATCAATAGCACAGATGACTTATCAGGTGAATCATCATTGGGAAACAGTGGATTTTTCGCAGAAGATGGATCAAAAGCTCAACATTCACAAGGCAAAGATAGTCGTAAGAAACATGCAGTTGTTGGAACCCCTGATTATCTAGCACCTGAAATACTTCTTGGAATGGGTCATG GTAAAACCGCTGATTGGTGGTCAGTAGGTGTTATTCTCTTTGAGGTTCTCGTTGGTATTCCTCCTTTCAATGCAGAAACCCCACag caaatttttgaaaatataatcaaCAGAGATATACCATGGCCAAATGTGCCAGAGGAGATATCTTATGAAGCACATGATCTGATCAACAA GCTGCTAACTGAAAATCCTGTCCAAAGACTAGGGGCTACGGGAGCTGGAGAG GTGAAACAACATCATTTTTTCAAAGATATTAACTGGGACACACTTGCTCGGCAAAAG GCTATGTTTGTACCATCAGCTGAACCACAAGACACTAGTTATTTCATGAGCCGATATATATGGAACCCGGAAGACGAAAATGTTCATGGAGGCAGCGATTTTGATGACCTTACAGACACATGCAGTAGCAGCTCCTTTAATACACAGGAAGAAGAT GGTGATGAGTGTGGTAGCTTAGCAGAATTTGGAAATGGACCAAATCTTGCTGTGAAGTATTCCTTCAGCAATTTTTCGTTCAAG AACCTCTCACAACTGGCTTCGATCAACTACGATCTTGTCCTAAAGAACGCAAAGGAATCAGTAGAAGCTTCGAACCAGTCAGCCCCTCGACCCGAAACATGA
- the MYB99 gene encoding myb domain protein 99 (myb domain protein 99 (MYB99); CONTAINS InterPro DOMAIN/s: SANT, DNA-binding (InterPro:IPR001005), Homeodomain-like (InterPro:IPR009057), Myb, DNA-binding (InterPro:IPR014778), HTH transcriptional regulator, Myb-type, DNA-binding (InterPro:IPR017930), Homeodomain-related (InterPro:IPR012287), Myb transcription factor (InterPro:IPR015495); BEST Arabidopsis thaliana protein match is: myb domain protein 85 (TAIR:AT4G22680.1); Has 7988 Blast hits to 7535 proteins in 425 species: Archae - 0; Bacteria - 0; Metazoa - 531; Fungi - 261; Plants - 5721; Viruses - 3; Other Eukaryotes - 1472 (source: NCBI BLink).), producing the protein MGGRKPCCDEVGLRKGPWTVEEDGKLVDFLRARGNCGGGGGGWCWRDVPKLAGLRRCGKSCRLRWTNYLRPDLKRGLFTEEEIQLVIDLHARLGNRWSKIAVELPGRTDNDIKNYWNTHIKRKLIRMGIDPNTHRRFDQQKVNEEETILVNDPKPLSETEVSVALKNDTSAVLSGNLNQLADVDGDDQPWSFLMENDEGGGGDAAGELTMLLSGDITSSCSSSSSLWMKYGEFGYEDLELGCFDV; encoded by the exons atggGTGGTCGTAAACCATGTTGTGATGAGGTTGGATTAAGAAAGGGTCCATGGACAGTGGAAGAAGATGGGAAACTAGTTGATTTCTTAAGGGCACGTGGCAActgcggtggtggtggaggaggatgGTGCTGGAGAGACGTGCCAAAACTGGCGGGGCTAAGGAGGTGTGGCAAAAGTTGCCGTCTCCGGTGGACTAATTATCTCCGGCCAGATCTCAAGAGAGGTCTTTTTACTGAAGAAGAAATCCAACTAGTCATTGATCTTCATGCTCGCCTTGGCAAtag ATGGTCGAAGATTGCAGTGGAGTTACCAGGAAGAACAGACAACGATATCAAAAATTATTGGAACACTCATATAAAGAGGAAGCTTATAAGAATGGGTATTGATCCAAACACACATCGTCGATTTGACCAACAAAAAGTCAACGAGGAGGAAACGATATTGGTCAACGATCCAAAGCCTCTGTCTGAGACCGAGGTATCTGTTGCTTTGAAGAATGACACGTCAGCAGTGTTATCAGGAAATCTAAACCAATTGGCTGACGTGGACGGTGATGATCAGCCGTGGAGCTTTCTAATGGAAAATGACGAAGGAGGAGGTGGCGACGCCGCCGGAGAGCTTACGATGCTATTGTCCGGTGACATTACgtcatcatgttcttcttcgtcatcttTGTGGATGAAGTATGGAGAATTCGGATACGAAGATTTAGAACTTGGATGTTTCGATGTTTAG
- a CDS encoding uncharacterized protein (BEST Arabidopsis thaliana protein match is: Plant invertase/pectin methylesterase inhibitor superfamily protein (TAIR:AT5G62340.1); Has 9 Blast hits to 9 proteins in 2 species: Archae - 0; Bacteria - 0; Metazoa - 0; Fungi - 0; Plants - 9; Viruses - 0; Other Eukaryotes - 0 (source: NCBI BLink).) has protein sequence MSSSLSTPLRLLPLLLRPHGCHRHRGRNFYKSTKLHSIFLQSYNVPIPVRGHALGLRKYDPNKPSTPRGCSYRRESETSAVHEALHLTPEEEPVPNPCRLPTNNRNIHYRCAVFCRRTPRGGEFPFADPVKMSVRGGVSDAVRKSLHTQFAKLHHEINNVKMLFIAFAKN, from the exons ATGTCAAGCTCTCTTTCTACTCCTCTCCGTCTCCTACCTCTTCTCCTCAGACCTCACGGCTGCCACCGTCACCGCGGCCGGAACTTCTACAAAAGCACTAAACTTCATTCAATCTTCTTGCAAAGTTACAACGTACCAATCCCTGTGCGTGGACACGCTCTCGGTCTACGCAAATACGATCCAAACAAGCCCTCGACGCCTCGTGGATGCAGCTATCGCCGTGAGTCTGAAACAAGCGCTGTCCACGAAGCTCTTCATCTCACACCTGAGGAAGAGCCAGTTCCAAACCCTTGCAGACTGCCGACCAACAACCGAAACATACACTACAGATGCGCAGTGTTCTGTCGAAGAACTCCAAGAGGTGGTGAATT CCCGTTCGCGGATCCGGTAAAGATGTCAGTCCGGGGCGGAGTCTCGGATGCGGTAAGAAAGTCACTTCATACCCAGTTCGCTAAGTTGCACCATGAAATAAACAATGTCAAGATGTTGTTCATAGCTTTTGCTAAGAATTAG
- a CDS encoding Plant invertase/pectin methylesterase inhibitor superfamily protein (Plant invertase/pectin methylesterase inhibitor superfamily protein; FUNCTIONS IN: enzyme inhibitor activity, pectinesterase inhibitor activity, pectinesterase activity; INVOLVED IN: biological_process unknown; LOCATED IN: endomembrane system; EXPRESSED IN: hypocotyl, root; CONTAINS InterPro DOMAIN/s: Pectinesterase inhibitor (InterPro:IPR006501); BEST Arabidopsis thaliana protein match is: Plant invertase/pectin methylesterase inhibitor superfamily protein (TAIR:AT5G62350.1); Has 262 Blast hits to 262 proteins in 24 species: Archae - 0; Bacteria - 0; Metazoa - 0; Fungi - 0; Plants - 262; Viruses - 0; Other Eukaryotes - 0 (source: NCBI BLink).): protein MAKQYQALFLLFSVFYLFSSVLTTATVNPAGTTTKALNFIQSSCKSTTYQSLCVETLSVYANTIKTSPRHLLDAAITVSLNQALSTKLFISHLRKSQFQILQDCAPSTDTFSTDCECSVQALQEVVNCNSWTDCLFHVKNAEVCAISGESHSVENTCSSPFADPGKISARGRISDAVRKSLHTRFSKLRQEINNAKMLFEAFPNKH, encoded by the coding sequence ATGGCAAAACAATACCAAGCTCTCTTTCTACTCTTCTCCGTCTTCTACCTCTTCTCGTCGGTGCTCACGACCGCCACAGTCAACCCGGCCGGAACTACCACAAAAGCACTAAACTTTATTCAATCCTCATGCAAATCCACAACATACCAATCCCTGTGCGTTGAAACTCTCTCGGTTTACGCCAATACGATCAAAACAAGCCCTCGACACCTCTTGGATGCAGCTATCACCGTGAGTCTGAACCAAGCGCTGTCCACGAAGCTCTTCATCTCACACCTGAGGAAGAGCCAGTTCCAAATCCTTCAGGACTGCGCACCATCGACCGATACGTTCAGTACAGATTGCGAGTGTTCTGTCCAAGCACTCCAAGAGGTGGTGAATTGTAACAGTTGGACCGACTGCTTGTTTCACGTAAAGAATGCTGAAGTGTGTGCCATTTCGGGTGAGAGTCATAGCGTCGAGAACACTTGCTCCAGCCCGTTCGCGGATCCGGGAAAGATATCAGCCAGGGGCCGGATCTCGGATGCCGTAAGAAAATCACTTCATACCCGGTTCTCTAAGTTGCGCCAGGAAATAAACAATGCCAAAATGTTGTTCGAGGCCTTTCCTAATAAGCAttag
- a CDS encoding Plant invertase/pectin methylesterase inhibitor superfamily protein (Plant invertase/pectin methylesterase inhibitor superfamily protein; FUNCTIONS IN: enzyme inhibitor activity, pectinesterase inhibitor activity, pectinesterase activity; INVOLVED IN: response to salt stress; LOCATED IN: endomembrane system; EXPRESSED IN: 22 plant structures; EXPRESSED DURING: 13 growth stages; CONTAINS InterPro DOMAIN/s: Pectinesterase inhibitor (InterPro:IPR006501); BEST Arabidopsis thaliana protein match is: Plant invertase/pectin methylesterase inhibitor superfamily protein (TAIR:AT3G47380.1); Has 780 Blast hits to 773 proteins in 42 species: Archae - 0; Bacteria - 0; Metazoa - 0; Fungi - 0; Plants - 780; Viruses - 0; Other Eukaryotes - 0 (source: NCBI BLink).) — MAKQYLFVLLSISYLLSLELTAATAASQTGASKKAINFIQSSCKTTTYPALCVHSLSVYANDIQTSPKRLAETAIAVTLSRAQSTKLFVSRLTRMKGLKKREVEAIKDCVEEMNDTVDRLTKSVQELKLCGSAKDQDQFAYHMSNAQTWTSAALTDENTCSDGFSGRVMDGRIKNSVRARIMNVGHETSNALSLINAFAKTY; from the coding sequence aTGGCAAAACAATATCTCTTTGTACTCCTCTCAATCTCCTATCTCTTATCACTGGAGCTCACGGCGGCCACCGCAGCCTCACAGACCGGAGCTTCCAAAAAAGCCATAAACTTCATCCAATCTTCTTGCAAAACCACCACATACCCTGCCTTATGTGTCCACTCACTCTCCGTCTACGCAAACGACATCCAAACAAGCCCTAAACGTTTAGCTGAGACCGCTATAGCCGTGACACTAAGCCGAGCCCAATCCACGAAGCTCTTCGTCTCGCGTCTAACACGTATGAAGGGTCTTAAGAAGCGCGAGGTCGAAGCCATCAAAGATTGCGTCGAGGAGATGAACGATACCGTTGACCGTTTGACCAAATCTGTTCAAGAACTGAAGTTGTGTGGGAGTGCCAAAGATCAAGACCAGTTTGCGTACCACATGAGTAATGCTCAGACTTGGACTAGTGCGGCTTTGACTGACGAGAACACTTGCTCCGATGGGTTCTCGGGTCGGGTTATGGATGGGAGGATCAAGAACTCGGTTCGGGCTAGAATCATGAACGTGGGACATGAAACCAGCAACGCTTTGTCCTTGATTAATGCCTTTGCTAAAACTTACtaa